The Penaeus vannamei isolate JL-2024 chromosome 16, ASM4276789v1, whole genome shotgun sequence genome includes a window with the following:
- the LOC113811134 gene encoding cuticle protein AM1199, whose product MSIIFLVACCICMVTARPQQSNAAVTPVPILVDERLPIDPQGGYGFRIEAGNGIKWQEIGAVASKSGQYTFTHPDGTPHILSYTAGVGGFHPVSDLLPTPHPLEPWHIEQIRFAESQRAAAATTQV is encoded by the exons ATGAGCATC attttctTGGTAGCATGCTGCATATGCATGGTGACTGCACGCCCACAGCAAAGCAATGCTGCAGTCACGCCCGTACCCATCCTGGTGGACGAAAGGCTACCCATCGATCCACAAGGAGGCTACGGGTTCAG GATCGAAGCGGGGAACGGCATCAAGTGGCAAGAGATAGGCGCGGTGGCTTCTAAGAGCGGCCAGTATAC ATTCACGCACCCCGACGGCACCCCGCACATCCTCTCGTAcaccgcgggcgtgggcggcttcCACCCAGTGTCCGACCTCCTCCCGACGCCCCATCCTCTCGAACCTTGGCATATCGAACAG ATCCGCTTTGCTGAGAGTCAACGAGCGGCCGCGGCGACGACTCAAGTTTAA
- the LOC113811131 gene encoding cuticle protein AM1199, with protein sequence MNVIILVACCVCLVAGRPQYANPTATPIPILLDQRIPIDQLGGYGFKIQTGNGIAWQETGAATSKSGQYTFTHPDGTPHALSYTAGVGGFLPVSDLLPTPHPLEPWHIEQIRFAESQRAATASVSAATAVQIKK encoded by the exons ATGAATGTT atTATCCTGGTAGCATGTTGTGTATGCTTAGTGGCTGGACGCCCCCAATATGCCAACCCTACCGCCACGCCCATACCCATCCTGTTGGACCAAAGGATACCCATCGACCAGCTTGGTGGATACGGGTTCAA GATCCAAACCGGAAACGGCATCGCGTGGCAGGAGACGGGAGCGGCGACCTCGAAGAGCGGACAGTACAC ATTCACGCACCCCGACGGCACCCCGCACGCCCTCTCGTAcaccgcgggcgtgggcggcttcCTTCCGGTGTCCGACCTCCTCCCGACGCCCCATCCTCTCGAACCTTGGCATATCGAACAG ATTCGATTCGCTGAAAGCCAAAGAGCGGCGACGGCTTCGGTTTCAGCGGCGACGGCTGTTCAGATCAAGAAATGA